In Xenorhabdus poinarii G6, the following are encoded in one genomic region:
- the ubiA gene encoding 4-hydroxybenzoate octaprenyltransferase: MTQNKWRAYCRLMRIDKPIGILLLLWPTYWALWIAAKGIPNLPILLVFTIGVFSMRAAGCCINDFADRKIDGYVERTKSRPLPSGDITEKESKILFATLVLISFVMVLTLNKMTIALSVVALVLAWAYPFVKRVSHLPQVVLGAAYGWSIPMAFAAVSESLPLECWLLFLVNIIWSVIYDTQYAMVDRNDDLKIGVKSTAVLFGRFDKLIIGILQFIMLSILVWVGSMMNLKGIYYWTVLLVAALFVFQQKLIANRERSACFQAFMNNNYVGFILFLGIFFSYFSYV, translated from the coding sequence ATGACGCAGAATAAATGGCGTGCGTATTGCCGTTTGATGCGTATCGATAAACCCATTGGCATATTATTATTACTATGGCCGACCTATTGGGCATTGTGGATCGCGGCAAAAGGCATACCGAATCTACCTATATTGTTAGTCTTCACTATTGGCGTATTTTCTATGCGTGCCGCAGGATGCTGCATTAATGATTTCGCCGACAGAAAAATTGATGGGTATGTGGAGCGGACAAAATCTCGTCCTCTCCCCAGTGGTGACATCACCGAAAAAGAAAGCAAAATCCTGTTTGCCACACTGGTACTGATTTCTTTTGTGATGGTGCTGACGCTGAATAAAATGACGATTGCACTGTCAGTTGTGGCGTTGGTGCTGGCATGGGCTTATCCTTTCGTTAAACGTGTCAGTCACCTGCCACAAGTCGTATTAGGTGCGGCTTACGGCTGGTCAATTCCCATGGCATTTGCCGCAGTCAGTGAATCCTTACCTCTAGAGTGCTGGCTGCTATTTCTGGTAAATATCATTTGGTCTGTGATTTATGATACACAGTATGCCATGGTAGATCGCAATGATGACCTGAAAATAGGGGTCAAATCGACCGCGGTGCTTTTTGGCCGCTTCGATAAACTGATTATTGGGATTTTGCAATTCATTATGCTGAGCATCCTGGTTTGGGTTGGCAGTATGATGAATTTAAAAGGCATATATTACTGGACGGTATTATTGGTTGCCGCGTTGTTCGTTTTCCAGCAGAAATTGATTGCAAATCGGGAAAGATCGGCTTGCTTTCAGGCATTTATGAACAATAACTACGTCGGTTTTATTTTATTCTTGGGTATCTTCTTTAGTTATTTCAGCTATGTCTAG
- the ubiC gene encoding chorismate lyase produces the protein MADNTTLTSTHHIITSPPIHWLSADEPDLPDAILDWLMEAGSMTRRFEQYCQQVSVSPLRECFITAEELGDESKHLPLSEQYWLREIVLYGDGTPWLLGRTVIPTETLTGPDKKLVDVGTVPLGRYLFSSHNLTRDYIQIGRQEDRWARRSLLRISGKPLLLTEIFLSESPVYQINKIKREK, from the coding sequence ATGGCAGATAACACTACATTAACTTCGACACATCACATAATTACTTCACCCCCCATTCACTGGTTATCGGCTGATGAGCCTGACCTGCCTGATGCAATTTTAGACTGGCTGATGGAAGCTGGCTCAATGACACGCCGCTTTGAACAATATTGTCAGCAAGTCTCCGTTTCTCCCTTGCGGGAGTGCTTTATCACCGCCGAAGAATTAGGAGATGAAAGTAAGCACTTACCTTTAAGTGAACAGTATTGGTTGCGCGAAATTGTTTTATATGGGGATGGCACGCCCTGGTTATTGGGGCGTACGGTCATTCCGACAGAAACATTAACGGGCCCGGATAAAAAGTTGGTCGATGTGGGAACCGTGCCACTTGGACGTTATCTTTTTAGTAGTCATAATCTGACACGAGATTATATTCAAATAGGGCGGCAAGAAGATCGTTGGGCGCGGCGTTCTTTACTGAGAATATCAGGTAAGCCTTTGTTGTTAACAGAAATTTTTCTTTCTGAATCACCGGTCTATCAGATCAACAAAATAAAAAGGGAGAAATAG